From Negativicutes bacterium:
CAATCGCGGTTCCAATATCGTCCGTTTACAATTTGAGGCGCAGCAACTGATCATCAGCGCCACCTCACCGGAACTCGGTCAAATGTATGAGGAAATACCCATTGAAAAAGACGGCGACGATATTATCATTGGCTTTAACGGAAAATTTTTGCTGGATTTTCTGCGCAGCATCGAAACTGAGGTCGTTAAATTTGATTTAGCCGGCAGTCTGGCTGCCGCTATTATCTATGCCATGGGCGATGAGAAGTTTACCGGGTTCCTTTCTCCGATCCGTTTGGCACAATAAAAGGAGAAAAGAATGGAACCATTTCAATACTACGGCGAATTCATCACATTAGGACAATTTCTGAAAACCCAGAATATTGTTAGCAGCGGCGGAGAGATCAAAAGTTTCCTGACGGAAACCTCTGTTTTCGTCAACCAGGAACGGGAAATCAGACGCGGCCGTAAGCTGCGTTCCGGCGATACCATTCGTATTGCCGGTATCGGCAGCTGGCAGTTGCTGCAAGGAACCAACCAATGAAACTCATGCATCTGTCCCTGGTCACCTTTCGTAACTATTTCACTTTGGAAGTGGATTTGGACCCGGGGATGAATCTGTTTATCGGCGCCAATGCACAGGGCAAAACGAATTTATTGGAAGCCTGTCATTTGCTGGCTACCGGACGGTCCCATCGTACCTTTCGTGATCAGGAAATGATTGCCTGGCAGCAGGAAGGATTTCATATCAAAGCCATCGTGCAGAAAAAATTAAGCAGCGAACTGATTGAGCTGCATGTCGACCGACAGGGCCATAAAATCGTCAAATTGAACGGTTTGCTGCAGCCGAAACTTGGGGCGCTCTTGGGTCAGCTGAATGTTGTATTTTTCGCACCGGAACATTTATTATTAGTCAAAGGCGATCCTTCCGGCCGCAGAAGATTTTTGGATATCGCGATTTCGCAAATCTCACCGTTCTACCTGCATCATCTCGCCAGATATCATAAAATTCTCAATCAAAAAAATATCCTGTTAAAAACAAATCGGCCGGATGAAGCGCTGCTCTCCATTTACAACCAGCAAATGGCGGAAAGCGGCGGTGTGATTGTGGCCAAGCGCAGCGAGATTATCGGGCAACTGGAGAACAACGCCAGAAAATACCAGCATCTGCTGCGGGAAACAGAAAACCTGAGTTTTATTTATCAAAGCCAAACCGAAACAAAGGAAAATCCCACGCGGATTGCGGAAGAACTCTTCCGCAAAATGGAAGAGCGTAAAGAAGATGAGCTGCGGCGGCGGATCGGTTTGGTCGGACCCCATCGGGACGATTTTTTCATTTACCTCAATGGAGTCAACGTGCGGCAATACGGCTCGCAAGGTCAGCAGCGCAGTGTGGTCTTATCCATCAAAATGGCGGAGGCAACTTTGATGGAAGAGTCTACCGGCGAGCAGCCGGTCATCATTTTAGATGATGTGCTCTCCGAATTGGACCCGGTGCGGCAGAATCAGCTGATTGGCGGTTTAAAAAATATCGGGCAGACTTTAATCAGTTCAACCGATTTGCCTCCGGTGCTGAGCGGATTGAACAGTAAAGTATTCCGGATCAATGACGGTAAAATCATTTTCAGTTAGGATGTGTTGCTTTTTGTATTTACACCTTGGCCATAATAAAAATGCTGAAATCAACGAAATCATCGGAATTTTCGATTTGCGGACTTGTCACTCTGCCTTATTTCAGCCGCTGACATTGATTGAAAAAAAAAGAAAAGATAAATCTTATGTTTTAACCAGGACTGAGCTGCTTGCTTCCTCCATTGCCAGCCATACGCTACATAAACGCTGTGATGATATCCACGAATTATTATGGGAAAAATAGGTTTTTAAAAAAGGCAGTCCGGTCAGAAACAAATTTTCTGGACCGAATTGCCTTTTTTACACAAAAAAACCAAAGTTATTCACCTTTTTTGTCGATAACTTTGCTGATAAAATGTGCAGAACAAAAGTTATCCAGAACTGTTCACGGCCAGTCCGGCACTTATCCACCCTATTTTGCCGTTTATCCCCTGCATCAACACCGATCAAATTCGCCTTATATAGTGAAAGGAAAAAATTATACACACTGTCCACATAGCCTGCTGAGACTGTTACTAATAGAGAGTACTTTCTACTTCATTTACTTTTTAGTTAGGGAAACGCAAAAGAAAAAAGCAGCGGCTTGCCTATTGACTGTTTTTTTGCTATAATAGATCAGTTAATGAGAAACGAATAACAGACTGATAAAATAGCGGAACGATAAAGGGAAAAGGTGATTTTAAGATGGCTGAAGACAACAATCGGGATTATGTACATAATTATAATGCCAGTAAAATTGAAGTGCTGGAAGGGTTGGAACCGATCCGTAAACGTCCGGGTATGTACATAGGCACCACCAGTTCAATGGGTTTGCATCATTTGATTCAAGAAATTGTTGATAATTCCGTTGACGAAGCATTGATCGGTGTTTGTACTTCGATTATTGTGACGATCCACCCTGATAATTCTGTCACTGTGGAAGATAATGGCAGAGGAATGCCGGTAGATAAACATCCCAAATTGGGGATTCCTGCCGTGGAAGTCATTTTTACCGTGCTTCATGCCGGTGGAAAATTCGGTAACGGCGGTTATAAGGTAGCGGGAGGCTTGCATGGCGTCGGCGCTTCTGTCGTCAATGCGCTTTCCAACTGGTTGGAAGTGCATGTTTTTCTGGATGGTTTGGAATATAAAATGCGCTTTGAAAAAGGGCTTACCACGGAAAAACTCAGTATCATCGGTAAAACAGAGAAGCGGGGTTCGCTGGTCAGCTTTCAGCCGGACCCGACGATTTTTACTGAAACAGTGACTTTTGATGCCGAAATTGTGGAACAGCGCTTAAAAGAACAAGCTTATTTGAATAAAGGTTTGGCGATCACCTTTTGTGACGAACGACCGGCTGAAAAAATTGAACATGTCTTCAAATATGATGGCGGTATCAGGGAATTTGTCAAATCCATCAATGAGAATAAAGAGGCGCTGCATCCCACTTTTTATACCGAGAAAACAAAAGACGGGGTAGAGGTGGAACTTTCCTTTCAATATACCGACTCATACAGTGAAACCATTTTGTCATATGCCAATAATATCCATACGCAGGAAGGCGGGACGCATGAGCTCGGCTTTAAAAATGCGTTGACCCGTGTGGTAAACGATTACGCGCATCGTTATAATATGATCAAAGACAATGAGTCCAATCTCAGTGGGGATGACGTACGGGAAGGAATTACTGCCGTGATTTCGGTTCGCCTGGATGATCCGCAGTTTGAAGGACAGACGAAAACAAAATTAGGCAATGGTGAAATCAGAGCAATTGTCGATACCGTCACAGCCGATACGATTTCTACGTTCTTTGAGGAAAATCCCGCGATCGGCAAGAAAATTATCGAAAAAGCATTGCTTTCATCCCGGGCCCGGGATGCGGCCCGCAAAGCCAGAGAATTAACCCGAAGAAAAAACATTCTGGAAGTCTCTGCTCTGCCGGGTAAATTGGCCGATTGCAGCGCGAAAGATCCTGCGGTGAGCGAACTGTATATGGTGGAAGGCGATTCCGCCGGCGGTTCAGCCAAGATGGGCAGAAACCGGCGTTTCCAGGCGATTCTGCCGCTGCGCGGTAAGATCATCAACGTGGAAAAAGCACGTCTGGAAAAAGTTTTGGGTCAGGATGAGATTCGTACGATCATAACAGCCATCGGTACTGGGATTTCCGATGATTTTGATATCAACAAAGCGCGTTATCACAAAATCGTGATCATGACCGATGCGGATGTCGACGGCAGTCATATTCGTACATTACTGCTGACTTTTTTCTACCGCTATATGCAGCCAATGATCAAAGCCGGTTATATTTACATTGCGCAGCCGCCGCTCTATCTGATTAAGCGCGGCAAACAAAGTTTTTATGCCTACAATGATGCGGAACGCGACCGCATTTTGCAGTCTTTGGGTGAGCGGCCGGCGCCGGTTGTCCAGCGCTACAAAGGCCTGGGCGAAATGAACGCGGAGCAATTGTGGGAAACGACAATGAATCCGGAGAAGAGAACCTTTTTACAGGTTTCCCTGGACAGTGCGGTCAGGGCAGAGGAAATGTTCACGACGCTGATGGGTGAAAAAGTGGAACCCAGACGTAATTTTATTCTCAAGCATGCCAAAGACGCAGTCAATTTAGACGTATAGAAAGGGGAAACCCGGGATGGATGAGTTTATTCACGGTAAAATAGTGCCGGTAGATCTTGCCGAAGAAATGAAAAAATCCTATATTGAATACTCCATGAGCGTTATTGTCAGTCGGGCTCTGCCGGATGTACGTGACGGTTTAAAACCGGTGCACCGCCGGCTGCTCTATGCCATGTATGAGGGGGATTTAACTTATGATAAACCGTACCGCAAATCTGCCAGACCGGTTGCGGATACGATGGGTAAATATCATCCCCATGGCGACGTAGCGATTTATGATACGCTGGTTCGTTTGGCGCAAGACTTTAACTTACGTTATCCCTTTATCGACGGTCACGGCAATTTCGGCTCGGTCGACGGTGATCCTGCGGCAGCCATGCGTTATACGGAAGCGCGGATGAGTAAAATCGCCAGTGAAATGCTGCGCGATATCGATAAAGATACGGTTGATTTTGTACCGAACTACGATTCCAGCCAAACGGAACCGTCTATTTTACCCAGCCGCTTCCCCAATCTTTTGGTCAACGGTACTTCCGGCATTGCGGTTGGCATGGCGACGAATATTCCGCCGCATAATCTGACCGAAGTGATCGACGGCGCCCTGGCGCTTTTGACAAATCCGGAGATGAGCATTGCCGAATTAACGAAATATATCAAAGGTCCTGATTTCCCCACCGCCGGAATCATTATGGGCAGAGCCGGAATCGACGGCGCTTATCAAACCGGCCGCGGTATCGTGATCATGCGTGCCCGCAGCCGTTTTGAGCGCATGAATAACGGCAAGACACGGATTATCGTCAGTGAGATCCCTTATCTTGTCAATAAAGCCCGCCTGATGGAGAAAATTGCCAGTTTAGTCCGCGACCGCAAGATTGACGGCATCACCGATTTGCGCGATGAATCCGATCGGGAAGGCATGCGGATTGTAATGGAGCTGCGCAAAGACGTCAAACCGGATGTGATCCTGAATCAATTGTATGCTCACACGCAGCTGCAGGAGAGTTTTGGCATCATTATGTTGGCGTTAGTCAACAATGAGCCGCGCGTTCTCAACTTAAAACAGGTGCTTGAATATTACCTGGAACATCAGAAAGAAGTCATTACCCGTCGCACGAGTTTTGAACTGCGCAAAGCCAAAGACCGTGCTCATATTTTAGAAGGCTTGCGGATCGCCGCGCAAAACATCGAGCAGGTAATTCGGGTGATCCGTTCCTCCAAAGATGACAGTGAAGCAAAACCGCGCTTAATGGAAACCTTCGGATTTTCCGATAAACAGGCTACCGCGGTGCTCGATATGCGCTTGCGCCGCTTAACCAATCTCGAATTGGATCGCCTGGAAGCGGAATACAAAGAAGTGATGGCGGAAATCATCCGTTTGGAAGCGATTTTAGCCGACGCCGAGAAATTAAAGGCGGTCATTCGCAGCGAAATGACTGCCATTCGCGATGAATTTGGCGATGACCGCCGTACGGAAATTGTGCCGGATGACGGGGAACTGAATATTGAAGACATGATCGCGGAAGAAGAAGTAGTGGTGACCCTGACGCATCAGGGTTATGTCAAACGCCTGCCGTCAACAACCTATCGCAGTCAGCGCCGCGGCGGCAAGGGAATTACCGCCATGGGTACCAAAGAAGAAGATTTTGTAGAGAATCTGTTTATAACTTCTACCCATCACAATCTGCTCTTCTTTACCAACAAAGGCAAAGTATACCAGAGCAAAGTCTATGATGTTCCGGAAGCCAGCCGTCAGGCAAGAGGTACGAATCTGATCAATCTGCTGAATATCGATAACGATGAGAAGATCACTGCCGTCCTGGCCGTGAAAGAATTCAGCAATGAGAAAAATTTGTTCTTCTGCACAAAATCCGGAGTTGTCAAGCAAACCGGTCTGGATCAATTCCTCAATATTCGCAAAGGCGGCATTCAAGCCATTACCCTGAAGAAAGACGATGACCTGGTCGGGGTCAAATTTGCCTCTGAAAAAGATCATATCGTGATTGCGACCAAAGAAGGCAATGTGATCCGCTTTGCCGCTGCCGATGTGCGCAATATGGGTCGCGTGGCTGCCGGCATCAGAGGAATCACCTTAAGTGCAGGCGATGAAGTCATTTCTTTGGAAGTAGCCAACGACGATGCGGATTTATTGGTCATCACGGCCAATGGTTTCGGCAAGCGGACGCAATTGCGGGAATATCGCTGCCAGGGCCGGGGCGGCAAAGGCGTGATGCTGATGCGCCGCACCGAAAAAACCGGTGAAATTGCCGGCGTGCGCATGGTGCGCGAAGGGGATGACGTGATGGTGATTACGATTAACGGCATCATCATCCGGACTTCCGTCTCCGGGATCTCGCAAATGAGCCGTACCACCCAAGGTGTGACCATTATGAAGATGGACGAAGGCGATATGGTCATCGGTCTTGCCAAAGTGATCGGCGCCAAAGAGGAAACCCTGGACGAAGAGATAGAAAAAGAATAAACCAGCGGAAATCCTCCTCAAAAACCGGTATTGACCTGTTTTTAAGGAGGATTTTATTTCTGCTTTTTACTGCCGGTTTTGAAAAACAGCCGCGTGGTTCAAGCCGCGTCGCCGGCTATTTTCTTTGCAGAGAGAAAAGGAAAGAAAATGAGCGGTGCAAATCGTGTAAGAAGGGCCGCAGACTTGAGATCAATTTGCTTTACAGTCGGTAAACGGGAAGGTCAGTGCATGGGAAGCCGCTGCCGCACGAGAAATGAGCGGCAGGACTTTTTCGGGAAGCTCAAAAAAACAATAGTGTAGAGCAATTCAGCTCATTGCCCGGCAAGTGCCAGGCAGCGTCAATGCTGTCCCCTGGTGCCGGGAACAGGCCGATTCGATGCAAATCAGCCGCACAGGGCAGTGTTATGAGGAAGCCAGTATCGTAATAGAAACTACTGAGACAGCGGATCAACAGAACATGCGGAAAAGTTTTTTGATCAGCGATTGCAATAAAATACGCTCATTTCGAAAATCAGCGCAGCAGTGGAAATAGCGGAGTAAAAAAAGCAGAGGCTGGTGTTAGCATGAAAAGGAACGGTTTGCATCCTTTTCATCTCTATTTGTGCCTTGTGCACTGTGAAAGGAATGGATTTTAAAATGAAACTGAACAATCTGGAAAATTATATTGACCAAAAGATACTTGCCAGAGGGCTGGCGTATTTCAAGGAAAATCGTGTCCTGTCAATTGAAGCAATCGGCGACAACGAATACGAGGCTAAGGTTGAGGGGACTGAATTGTATACGGTTGCGGTCACACTGGACGAAGAGGATCATATTATCGACAGCGTATGCACTTGCCCGTATGACATGGGAGAATACTGCAAGCACCAGGTGGCTGTGTTTTTCGGGCTGCGGGAGATGAAAGGTGACTCAGGCCGGCAGAGCGGCGATTCCGGCACACAGCCGCCGGCGGTTATCACAAAACCGCTGATCGAAAAGCAGGATCAACCCCCGGCTATTCGGGAAATCCTGGCGGGGAGACAGAAAGAGGAACTGATTGATTTTTTGCTGAAGATCGCCTCTGCGCATGAAGAAATCAGGCGGCAGATTGAGTTTGATTTTTTCAATGGCAGTGAAATAGAGGAGATTAAGCAATCCATCAGGCTCATTCGCACCTATATTGATCAATATGCCGACTGTCACGGGGATGTGAGTTATGAAAATGTTTATCAGGCAAGTGAGGGCGCCGGATTAGTCCTGGAGAAAGCCCGTGCAAACCTGCAGAAAAGGAAAAACCTGCAGGCGGTTCAACTGGCGCTGTGTGTGATTCACGAAATGCTGTCACTGATCCAGTCGGCAGACGATTCCGATGGAGTGATCAGCGGTGAAATTGAAGAATCCTTAGCGTTTATCGAGGAAGTAATCGAAATCGGAGAACTGAATCAAAGCGATCAGCAGAGCATTTTCGAGCTGCTGGCTGAGGAAACAATCAGCAGCCGGTATCGGGATTGGACAGGTTGGCAGCTGAGTTATCTTGAATGCTGTTCGAAACTGGCGGACACACAGGTTTTGCGGGATGAGTGCGACAGGCTTTTTACATTGACGATTGCTGACAAAGATGAGAATTCATGGAGCGGCAGTTATTTTATCGAAAGAGTCAAATTAATCAGATACAACACAATCAAAAGGAATGAAGGTCCGGACCAAGCCCGGGAATTCATTGAAGAGAATTTAAAGTATACCAGTTTTAGAGTAATGGCGATTGAAAACGCGATGCAGGAACAAGATTATGCCAAGGCAGAAAAGCTGGCGCTTGCAGGAGAAGATCTCGATCAAAACAGCAGCGGTTTGGTGAAACGCTGGAAAGAGTACCGTTACGCGATGTACAAAGAAACCGGTAATCTGGAAAAACAGCGTGCCATCGCAAGGGAGTTTATTTTTGACGGCAATTATGAATATTACAGGGAGCTAAAGAGAACCTATTGTGCAAACGAATGGCTTTCC
This genomic window contains:
- the yaaA gene encoding S4 domain-containing protein YaaA → MEPFQYYGEFITLGQFLKTQNIVSSGGEIKSFLTETSVFVNQEREIRRGRKLRSGDTIRIAGIGSWQLLQGTNQ
- the recF gene encoding DNA replication/repair protein RecF yields the protein MKLMHLSLVTFRNYFTLEVDLDPGMNLFIGANAQGKTNLLEACHLLATGRSHRTFRDQEMIAWQQEGFHIKAIVQKKLSSELIELHVDRQGHKIVKLNGLLQPKLGALLGQLNVVFFAPEHLLLVKGDPSGRRRFLDIAISQISPFYLHHLARYHKILNQKNILLKTNRPDEALLSIYNQQMAESGGVIVAKRSEIIGQLENNARKYQHLLRETENLSFIYQSQTETKENPTRIAEELFRKMEERKEDELRRRIGLVGPHRDDFFIYLNGVNVRQYGSQGQQRSVVLSIKMAEATLMEESTGEQPVIILDDVLSELDPVRQNQLIGGLKNIGQTLISSTDLPPVLSGLNSKVFRINDGKIIFS
- the gyrB gene encoding DNA topoisomerase (ATP-hydrolyzing) subunit B, which gives rise to MAEDNNRDYVHNYNASKIEVLEGLEPIRKRPGMYIGTTSSMGLHHLIQEIVDNSVDEALIGVCTSIIVTIHPDNSVTVEDNGRGMPVDKHPKLGIPAVEVIFTVLHAGGKFGNGGYKVAGGLHGVGASVVNALSNWLEVHVFLDGLEYKMRFEKGLTTEKLSIIGKTEKRGSLVSFQPDPTIFTETVTFDAEIVEQRLKEQAYLNKGLAITFCDERPAEKIEHVFKYDGGIREFVKSINENKEALHPTFYTEKTKDGVEVELSFQYTDSYSETILSYANNIHTQEGGTHELGFKNALTRVVNDYAHRYNMIKDNESNLSGDDVREGITAVISVRLDDPQFEGQTKTKLGNGEIRAIVDTVTADTISTFFEENPAIGKKIIEKALLSSRARDAARKARELTRRKNILEVSALPGKLADCSAKDPAVSELYMVEGDSAGGSAKMGRNRRFQAILPLRGKIINVEKARLEKVLGQDEIRTIITAIGTGISDDFDINKARYHKIVIMTDADVDGSHIRTLLLTFFYRYMQPMIKAGYIYIAQPPLYLIKRGKQSFYAYNDAERDRILQSLGERPAPVVQRYKGLGEMNAEQLWETTMNPEKRTFLQVSLDSAVRAEEMFTTLMGEKVEPRRNFILKHAKDAVNLDV
- the gyrA gene encoding DNA gyrase subunit A: MDEFIHGKIVPVDLAEEMKKSYIEYSMSVIVSRALPDVRDGLKPVHRRLLYAMYEGDLTYDKPYRKSARPVADTMGKYHPHGDVAIYDTLVRLAQDFNLRYPFIDGHGNFGSVDGDPAAAMRYTEARMSKIASEMLRDIDKDTVDFVPNYDSSQTEPSILPSRFPNLLVNGTSGIAVGMATNIPPHNLTEVIDGALALLTNPEMSIAELTKYIKGPDFPTAGIIMGRAGIDGAYQTGRGIVIMRARSRFERMNNGKTRIIVSEIPYLVNKARLMEKIASLVRDRKIDGITDLRDESDREGMRIVMELRKDVKPDVILNQLYAHTQLQESFGIIMLALVNNEPRVLNLKQVLEYYLEHQKEVITRRTSFELRKAKDRAHILEGLRIAAQNIEQVIRVIRSSKDDSEAKPRLMETFGFSDKQATAVLDMRLRRLTNLELDRLEAEYKEVMAEIIRLEAILADAEKLKAVIRSEMTAIRDEFGDDRRTEIVPDDGELNIEDMIAEEEVVVTLTHQGYVKRLPSTTYRSQRRGGKGITAMGTKEEDFVENLFITSTHHNLLFFTNKGKVYQSKVYDVPEASRQARGTNLINLLNIDNDEKITAVLAVKEFSNEKNLFFCTKSGVVKQTGLDQFLNIRKGGIQAITLKKDDDLVGVKFASEKDHIVIATKEGNVIRFAAADVRNMGRVAAGIRGITLSAGDEVISLEVANDDADLLVITANGFGKRTQLREYRCQGRGGKGVMLMRRTEKTGEIAGVRMVREGDDVMVITINGIIIRTSVSGISQMSRTTQGVTIMKMDEGDMVIGLAKVIGAKEETLDEEIEKE